CGACGCGGCCGACGAAGCCGGCGTTCAGGAAGTCGGAGGTGACGGCCGTCGTCACCTGCGTTGCCCTTCCGGTGAGCAGCAAGGCCGGCGTCGCCAGATTCGCCGAGAAGCCGAGCTTGCGACCGCGATGCACGAAGCTGCCCTCGATGCCGGCCGCTGCGTCCAGGCGCGTCAGCGCGATCTTCGCATCGAGGCCGGTGATCGCGCGGTGGATGTCGAGCTTGGCGTTGTCGTAGGACACGGCGCCGTCTTCGATCGTCAGGCCGGCGAAGCGCGTGTTCGCGGCCGCGCCGGCGGCGAGTCGAGGTCCGCGGCCCACCGCTGGGCTGAGCTTCCAGTTGGCGCGGCCGTCGGGCGCGACCTCGAGCGCGACGACCGGCTTGTCGAGCACGATCTCGCTCGCCTCGATCCGTCCGGAGAAGAGCGGCAGGATGCGCACGGCGATGTGCATCGCGTCCATGTGGACGAGATCGGGAGCATGGCCGCCCGGCGCATTGGCGAGCGTCACGTCGCGAGCGGTCAGGCCAAGATCGGGGAACAGCGTGAAGGCGAGGGTGCCATGGATATTGAAGGCGCGGCCGGTGGCGCGGCCGACCCGGCTTTCGATCTCGCCGCGCAGGCCGCCGGTCGGCACCAGCAGGGGCGCGGCCGCGACCGCCGCGACGACCAGGACCGCGCCGCTGGCGAGGGCGAAGAGATGTTTGCGATTCATCGGAGCGATCCTAGCCCGGCCGCGGGCAAAAAAGCGCCCTGCGATCAAGGCTTTCCGCCGCGCCGGCGCGTCGCCTGCGCAACGAAGCTAAGCGGCTGGCAAAGCCTTGCTTTTCCAGGGACAGGGCCATAGTTTCCCGCCCTTCGCCGATATGCAGTTGTAGCTCAGTTGGTTAGAGCGCCGGATTGTGGATCCGGAGGTCGGTGGTTCGAGCCCACCCAACTGTACCATTCCATTTCCCCAAAACTCCGAACCTCCACGCGCCTATGCGAATAGCGTCGGTTGCGGCGGCATTGGGCGCAAGTCCGGTCTCCGGCCCCGCGACGGAGACTCAAAGATCAGGGAATTTTGGCGCCGTCCGGCCGCCAGTCTCCATCTCCAGATCGGAGACCTCCACTTCGGCCCGAACTGGAGGTTGGAAGTTCGTGCCCGGCGGTCTGATCGACGAACCCTGCTCCCGCGCAAAACGAAGATATCAGGGATAAAAACAAGGAAGATTCTTAGTTGAGCGCACGCTTCGCGTGCTTACGGGTCTGAAGGCATCGATTCCACGGGCCTTTGCGCGATTTCTGGGTCGGGAATCGCGCTGGTGATAACAGGGAACGCGCGACGCGATAACAGGGAAAGAATTTCAGATAACTGGGAATTATGGTTTTAGGAACGTCACTTCTCTGGGAGCCGATGCTGGAAGTGACCTGAGCCCCATCTTTCATCCAGCTGGAAGTAGAGCCTGACCTTCATTTGAGCCTTGCTGGCTCGGTGGTGCAACGGGACGGGGCGCGGAGCCCCAAAAGCGGCGACAGCCGCCAGCCCTTGCCGTCGAATAGTGAGGCGTGGTTGCGGAGATGGTCGTCGTCATTGGAGACGAGCGCATTTGCTTTCAGCGGCTTAGCCCCGCCCGTCAGCCAATCATTCGTTTTTTCGGATCCGTTCTCGCTGGCATGAAAAGCAAGCCTTTTTGCCGGGAATCCGATGCACCCTGTGGCTTGGCTGCGGGTAGTTGCGCATTAGCAACATATATTCGTCAAATCGAGATGTTTTGCGTGGAATTTGATTGATCTTTTAGATCATAATGGGAATAACAAAAGACACCAACACAACAATGCGCAGGCGGGCCAAGTGGCGACGACCGTGCGAAGGGGAGGATTCAGTATGACGCTAGGTGGACAGCCTCGGCTTTTCCCGAATGGGTTGCTGGTGGGCGCTGTGTTGCTTTCGGCCATTCCACAAGCCGCACAGGCTCAGGACCAGACCCAGGGCTCAATCGAGACGGTGGTCGTTACCGCACTGAAGCGCGATGTGTCGGTGGAAAACGCGCCTGCGGCGATCACGGCCCTAAGTGGCGACCAGCTTCGCAACGATCAAATCACGAATGTCGCCCAAATAAGCGAGAAAGTGCCGAGCTTGGACATCGGCGCCGCAGGCGGGACGACGCTCGTCGCAATTCGCGGCGTGAGCATGGACGCCATCATCGGCGGGCTGGAAGGGTCGGTCGCGATCCACAACAACGGCGTCTATCTCTCGCAAGCCGCTCCGATGGACTTCCTCCTGATGGACGTCGGCTCCGTCGAAGTCCTGCGCGGTCCGCAGGGTACGCTCTATGGACGCAACGCGACCGGCGGCGCCATCAATTTCGCCCCGGCTCAACCGACGGATACGTTCGGCGGCTACATAAACGCCGGGTACGGCAACTACAACACCTGGCGGGTGGAAAGCGCCGTTTCCGGTCCGCTCACGGACAATCTCCAAGGGCGGCTTTATGTGATGCACGACGCCCGCGAAACGGGATATGCCGAAAATCTCGCCACGGGGAATCGCCTGGGCGGCTACAGCGAATCGGGCGCGCGCGGCGCCCTTCGATACGAACCGACGAGCGACCTCACGGTCGATCTTTCCGGATTCTGGTTCAACGACTACGATACGCTGGACTTCTGGACCAATACGACGCCCCCCAGCGCCGCGGCCATCGCCTCAAATCCCGATTTTTTGAATCATCCCATTTCCTTCGATCCCCGCAAATTTTATTTCGATTTCGAACCGGCGGCCCATCAATTGGACGAAGGCGCCCAGCTCGAAGCAAATTGGGTGATCTCGCCGGACATCGCGCTGCGATCCAGCACCGCCTATGTCTATCTGAACTTCACGCGCCAGCACGGCGATTGCGAAGCAACCGCCACCCCGACCTGCAGCGCCAATCGCATCGACAAGTCGAAATCGTTTCAGCAGGAATTCGATCTCAAATTCTCGCTGTTCAACAAGCGGCTGAGCGGCCTGTTGGGCGCCTTCTACGATCAGGACAAGGGCGACTTCGATCAAGAGTTTCCATGGAACAACGCCGCCCAGGGATTCGTTTTCGTCGACGGCGCACCGCTCCCGAACGGTTCCCAGACGGAGCAAATCTTCACGCAGACCACGACCTCGAAGGCGCTGTTCACCGATCTCACCCTCAAACTGACGGACGCCGTGGATCTATACGGCGGCGCGCGATGGAGCGAAGATCGGCGAAGCATATTGCTGACAAGCGGTTTGCAGGTGGTACCCGGCCTGGTCCTGGGCTGCTCCGACGACACCGATCGCGCCACGTTCAACAACATCTCCGGCAAAGCCGGAGTGCAGTATCATTTTTCCGATGGCGGACAGATATACGCCCAATGGCAACAGGGCTTTAAAGCCGGTGGGTTCAATCCTGCCGCCTGTTCCGGCGCCAGCGACGCGATCTTCAAGCCGGAGACCATCACCGCCTATGAGATCGGATACAAGACCACGGCATTCGACGACACATTGACGTTCAATGCGGCTGCCTTCTACTACGACTACAGCAATCTTCAGATCGCGCAGATCTTCGGTGTCAGCTATCAAATCGTGAACGCCGCCTCCGCGACGATCGGCGGTGTCGAATTGGAAAGCACCTGGAAGCCAACCAGTGCGCTGTCGTTCGACGCAAACGCGTCTTTGATACCGGAGGCCAAATACGGCGATTACGACAACTTCGATCCCCTCAATCCGGGATCGGGTACGATTCCCTGCGCCAACGCCCCCCTTCCCACCGATTTATGTGAGGTTCTGACCGGCAAGCGTTTGAATCGCGCGCCGAAATTCACATTGAACTTCGGGGCGCAATACGACTGGGCGCTGTCCGGACTTGGCGACCTCGTCCTGCGGGGCGAAGTCTATCACTCCAGCGACGTCTACTTCCGACCGTTCAATCTGCCGAGCGACACGCAATCGGCATATACGTTGGGCAACCTCTACGCCACGTTCATCCCCGAAAATTCGAATTTCGCCGTGAGGGCGTATGTTCGCAACGTCTCCAACGAGACCGTTCTTACCGGTGAGTTCACCGAAGACGTCACGCAGTCCATGGAGGGCCAGTTCGCGCCTCCGCGCACTTACGGAGTGACCGCGTCTTACACCTTCTAAGGTAATCAACGTGCCCCCCGTCCGGACCGCGCCTCTCGAGAGCGCGGTCCGGCTTTTTTCGCATGAAGCGCTCCATTGCCAAGCGGGAATTCCCGAATGAACGTCGATAGCCGGTCCGTGCGCGATAAGCTGTTCGATCAGCTGCGGCTTCCCATCATGGCAGCGCCGATGTTTCTGGTGTCGGGACCCGACCTTGTCATCGCACAATGCAAAGCCGGCGTGCTTGGCTCATTTCCGGCCCTCAATGCCCGATCGGCCACGCAGTTGGACGATTGGCTGCATGCGATCGGCGAGAACTGCGGCAGCATTCCCTTTGCGGTGAACCTGATCGTCCATGGCTCCAACAGGCGGCTGGACGAGGGACTGAACATGTGCGCGAAGCACGA
The nucleotide sequence above comes from Rhizomicrobium sp.. Encoded proteins:
- a CDS encoding TonB-dependent receptor — protein: MGAVLLSAIPQAAQAQDQTQGSIETVVVTALKRDVSVENAPAAITALSGDQLRNDQITNVAQISEKVPSLDIGAAGGTTLVAIRGVSMDAIIGGLEGSVAIHNNGVYLSQAAPMDFLLMDVGSVEVLRGPQGTLYGRNATGGAINFAPAQPTDTFGGYINAGYGNYNTWRVESAVSGPLTDNLQGRLYVMHDARETGYAENLATGNRLGGYSESGARGALRYEPTSDLTVDLSGFWFNDYDTLDFWTNTTPPSAAAIASNPDFLNHPISFDPRKFYFDFEPAAHQLDEGAQLEANWVISPDIALRSSTAYVYLNFTRQHGDCEATATPTCSANRIDKSKSFQQEFDLKFSLFNKRLSGLLGAFYDQDKGDFDQEFPWNNAAQGFVFVDGAPLPNGSQTEQIFTQTTTSKALFTDLTLKLTDAVDLYGGARWSEDRRSILLTSGLQVVPGLVLGCSDDTDRATFNNISGKAGVQYHFSDGGQIYAQWQQGFKAGGFNPAACSGASDAIFKPETITAYEIGYKTTAFDDTLTFNAAAFYYDYSNLQIAQIFGVSYQIVNAASATIGGVELESTWKPTSALSFDANASLIPEAKYGDYDNFDPLNPGSGTIPCANAPLPTDLCEVLTGKRLNRAPKFTLNFGAQYDWALSGLGDLVLRGEVYHSSDVYFRPFNLPSDTQSAYTLGNLYATFIPENSNFAVRAYVRNVSNETVLTGEFTEDVTQSMEGQFAPPRTYGVTASYTF